In Mixophyes fleayi isolate aMixFle1 chromosome 4, aMixFle1.hap1, whole genome shotgun sequence, the following proteins share a genomic window:
- the LOC142151194 gene encoding uncharacterized protein LOC142151194, whose product MSLSGKRPYLCSECDKMFSFKSQLIIHQRIHTGEKPFSCSECSKCFTTSSKLILHLRIHTGEKLFNCSECNKCFIHKSHLIKHQMSHTGEKPFSCSECNTYFKQKAHLINHQRIHTGEKPFSCCECNKHFRTSSDLIRHQRFHTGEKPYSCSECNTHFRTSSDLIRHQRFHTGEKPYSCSECNTHFRTSSDLIRHQRIHTGEKPYSCSECNKCFKLRSQLIRHQRIHTGEKPFSCCECNKHFRTSSDLIRHQRFHTGEKPYSCSECNNHFRTSSALIRHKRIHTGEKPYSCCECNKHFRTSSELIRHQRFHTGEKSYSCCECNKHFCTSSALIQHQRFHTGEKSYSCCECNKHFRTSSALIRHQRFHTGEKPYSCSECNKCFKWRSQLIRHQRIHTGEKPFSCCECNKHFRTSSDLIQHQRVHTGEKPYSCSECNKCFKLRSHLIRHQRIHTGEKPFSCCECNKHFSTSSDLIRHQRFHTGEKPYSCSECNNHFRTSSDLIRHQRIHTGEKSYSCSECNKHFRTSSELIRHQRIHTGEKPYSCSECNKHFRTSSALIQHQRFHIGEKSYSCCECNKHFHTSSELIRHQRFHTGEKPYSCSECNKCFKWRSQLIRHQRIHTGEKPFSCCECNKHFRTSSDLIQHQRVHTGEKPYSCSECNKCFKLRSHLIRHQRIHTGEKPFSCCECNKHFSTSSDLIRHQRIHTGEKPYSCSECNKHFRTSSELIRHQRIHTGEKPYS is encoded by the coding sequence ATGAGTCTCTCAGGAAAGAGACCATATCTATGCTCTGAGTGtgataaaatgttttcatttaagtCACAGCTGATCAtacaccagaggattcacacaggggagaagccattttcatgttctgagtgtagtaaatgttttactaCCAGTTCAAAATTAATCCTACActtgaggattcacacaggagaaaaactaTTTAATTGTTCTGAATGCAACAAATGTTTTATTCACAAGTCACATCTGATTAAACATCAGATgagtcacacaggagaaaaaccattttcatgctctgaatgtaacacatATTTCAAACAGAAGGCACACCTTATTAatcaccagaggattcacactggagagaagccCTTTTCATGCTGTGAATGTAACAAACATTTTCGTACCAGTTCAGACTTAATTCGACACCAGAggtttcacacaggagaaaaaccatattcatgctctgaatgtaacacccATTTTCGTACCAGTTCAGACTTAATTCGACACCAGAggtttcacacaggagaaaaaccatattcatgctctgaatgtaacacccATTTTCGTACCAGTTCAGACTTAATTCgacaccagaggattcacacaggagaaaaaccatattcatgctctgaatgtaacaaatgttttaaactgaGGTCACAACTTATTCgtcaccagaggattcacactggagagaagccCTTTTCATGCTGTGAATGTAACAAACATTTTCGTACCAGTTCAGACTTAATTCGACACCAGAggtttcacacaggagaaaaaccatattcatgctctgaatgtaacaaccATTTTCGTACCAGTTCAGCATTAATTCGACacaagaggattcacacaggagaaaaaccatattcatgctGTGAATGCAACAAACATTTTCGTACCAGTTCAGAATTAATTCGACACCAGAggtttcacacaggagagaagtccTATTCATGCTGTGAATGTAACAAACATTTTTGCACCAGTTCAGCATTAATTCAACACCAGAGGTTTCATACAGGAGAGAAGTCCTATTCATGCTGTGAATGTAACAAACATTTTCGCACCAGTTCAGCATTAATTCGACACCAGAggtttcacacaggagaaaaaccatattcatgctctgaatgtaacaaatgttttaaatggaGGTCACAACTTATTCgtcaccagaggattcacactggagagaagccCTTTTCATGCTGTGAATGTAACAAACATTTTCGTACCAGTTCAGACTTAATTCAACACCAGAgggttcacacaggagaaaaaccatattcatgctctgaatgtaacaaatgttttaaactgaGGTCACACCTTATTCgtcaccagaggattcacactggagagaagccCTTTTCATGTTGTGAATGTAACAAACATTTTAGTACCAGTTCAGACTTAATTCGACACCAGAggtttcacacaggagaaaaaccatattcatgctctgaatgtaacaaccATTTTCGTACCAGTTCAGACTTAATTCgacaccagaggattcacacaggggagaagtcatattcatgctctgaatgtaacaaacatTTTCGTACCAGTTCAGAATTAATTCgacaccagaggattcacacaggagaaaaaccatattcatgctctgaatgtaacaaacatTTTCGCACCAGTTCAGCATTAATTCAACACCAGAGGTTTCATATAGGAGAGAAGTCTTATTCATGCTGTGAGTGCAACAAACATTTTCATACCAGTTCAGAATTAATTCGACACCAGAggtttcacacaggagaaaaaccatattcatgctctgaatgtaacaaatgttttaaatggaGGTCACAACTTATTCgtcaccagaggattcacactggagagaagccCTTTTCATGCTGTGAATGTAACAAACATTTTCGTACCAGTTCAGACTTAATTCAACACCAGAgggttcacacaggagaaaaaccatattcatgctctgaatgtaacaaatgttttaaactgaGGTCACACCTTATTCgtcaccagaggattcacactggagagaagccCTTTTCATGTTGTGAATGTAACAAACATTTTAGTACCAGTTCAGACTTAATTCgacaccagaggattcacacaggagaaaaaccatattcatgctctgaatgtaacaaacatTTTCGTACCAGTTCAGAATTAATTCgacaccagaggattcacacaggagaaaaaccatattcataa